In one Flavobacteriales bacterium genomic region, the following are encoded:
- the pdxA gene encoding 4-hydroxythreonine-4-phosphate dehydrogenase PdxA: MTEQSQPVRVGISCGDLQGIGLEVVLKCFEDARMLADLTPILYCSAKAVSHHRKLLQLEEVQFNRVNDAREAVPRKFNLVNLWDEDLPLEVGKPSGQLASYAIKSLEAAAQDLASGKVDVLVTAPIDKHSMQQAGFAFPGHTEFLQHMAGADSEVLMLLVGDGLRVGTVTGHIPLKDVAAAITTDRILTKARLLHQSLLRDFGVLEPRIAILGLNPHAGDGGALGSEDRERIAPAVRRLSEEGIRAMGPYAADGFFGNGSYKHFDGVLAMYHDQGLAPFKALSFGHGVNFTAGLPIVRTSPDHGTGLDIAGQGLADEGSFRAAVWLAADIRQRREWHKSITANPLQPQKREKERKEG; this comes from the coding sequence ATGACCGAACAGAGCCAACCCGTCCGCGTGGGCATTTCCTGCGGCGACCTCCAAGGCATCGGCCTCGAGGTTGTGCTGAAATGCTTCGAGGATGCACGCATGCTGGCGGACCTCACGCCCATCCTGTACTGTTCGGCCAAGGCGGTGAGCCATCACCGCAAGCTGCTCCAACTGGAGGAGGTGCAGTTCAACCGCGTGAACGATGCCCGCGAGGCCGTGCCGAGGAAATTCAATCTGGTGAACCTGTGGGATGAGGACCTTCCACTGGAGGTGGGGAAGCCCTCCGGGCAACTGGCGAGCTATGCCATCAAGAGCCTGGAAGCCGCTGCACAGGACCTGGCGAGCGGTAAGGTGGATGTGCTGGTGACGGCGCCCATTGACAAGCACAGCATGCAGCAGGCCGGATTCGCCTTCCCGGGGCATACCGAGTTCCTCCAGCATATGGCTGGCGCCGATAGCGAGGTGCTGATGCTGCTGGTGGGGGATGGCCTGAGGGTGGGTACGGTCACGGGCCACATCCCCCTGAAGGACGTGGCAGCGGCCATCACCACCGACCGGATCCTGACCAAGGCCCGATTGCTGCACCAAAGCCTCCTGCGCGACTTCGGCGTACTGGAGCCGCGTATCGCCATCCTGGGCCTCAATCCGCACGCCGGCGATGGCGGGGCGCTCGGCAGCGAGGACCGGGAGCGGATTGCGCCCGCCGTTCGCAGGCTCAGCGAGGAGGGCATCCGGGCCATGGGGCCCTACGCCGCCGATGGCTTCTTCGGCAACGGTAGCTACAAGCATTTCGACGGGGTGCTGGCGATGTACCACGATCAAGGCCTGGCCCCCTTCAAGGCCCTCAGCTTTGGCCATGGCGTCAATTTCACCGCAGGCCTGCCGATCGTGCGCACCAGCCCCGATCATGGCACCGGGCTGGATATCGCAGGCCAAGGCTTGGCTGACGAGGGTTCCTTCCGAGCGGCGGTCTGGCTGGCGGCGGACATCCGGCAGCGCCGGGAGTGGCATAAGTCCATCACTGCCAATCCTTTACAGCCACAGAAGCGGGAAAAGGAGCGGAAGGAAGGCTGA
- the accC gene encoding acetyl-CoA carboxylase biotin carboxylase subunit, with product MFKKILIANRGEIALRVIRTCREMGIKTVAVYSTADKESLHVRFADEAVCIGPPVSKESYLNMPRIIAAAEITNADAIHPGYGFLSENAKFSKLCQQHGIKFIGATPEQIEAMGDKATAKATMIKAGVPVVPGTEGLISDVSVAKKEAKRIGYPVILKATAGGGGKGMRLVWKEEEFEEAFEKASQEAGAAFGNPGMYMEKYILEPRHIEIQIAGDQYGTFCHMSERDCSIQRRHQKLVEETPSPFMTKELRKKMGAAAIKAAASVSYEGVGTVEFLVDKDRNFYFMEMNTRIQVEHTITEEVIDYDLIREQIKIAAGIPISGLNYEPTRHSIQCRINAEDPFNNFRPTPGKITSYHSPGGHGVRVDTHVYAGYTIPPNYDSMIGKLIVSAQTREEALTKMERALSEYVIEGVHTTIPFHLQLMQNEKFREGVFTTKFLEDFEIKKPG from the coding sequence ATGTTCAAGAAGATCCTCATAGCCAACCGCGGCGAGATCGCCCTGCGCGTGATCCGCACCTGCCGCGAGATGGGCATCAAGACCGTGGCCGTGTACAGCACCGCCGATAAGGAGAGCCTGCATGTGCGCTTCGCAGACGAAGCCGTGTGCATCGGTCCGCCGGTGAGCAAGGAGAGCTACCTCAACATGCCGCGCATCATCGCGGCCGCCGAGATCACCAACGCCGATGCCATCCACCCCGGCTATGGCTTCCTCAGCGAGAACGCCAAGTTCAGCAAGCTCTGCCAGCAGCACGGCATCAAATTCATCGGCGCCACGCCCGAGCAGATCGAGGCCATGGGCGACAAAGCCACCGCGAAGGCCACCATGATCAAGGCCGGCGTTCCCGTTGTGCCCGGCACCGAGGGCCTCATCTCCGATGTGTCCGTGGCCAAGAAGGAGGCCAAGCGCATCGGCTACCCTGTGATCCTGAAGGCCACAGCAGGCGGCGGTGGCAAGGGCATGCGCCTGGTGTGGAAGGAGGAGGAGTTCGAGGAGGCCTTCGAGAAGGCGAGCCAGGAGGCCGGGGCGGCCTTCGGCAACCCCGGCATGTACATGGAGAAGTACATCCTGGAGCCGCGCCACATCGAGATCCAGATCGCCGGCGACCAGTATGGTACCTTCTGCCACATGAGCGAGCGCGACTGCAGCATCCAGCGCCGCCACCAGAAGCTCGTGGAAGAGACGCCCAGCCCCTTCATGACCAAGGAGCTGCGCAAGAAGATGGGTGCTGCCGCCATCAAGGCCGCTGCCAGCGTGAGCTACGAGGGCGTGGGTACTGTGGAGTTCCTGGTGGACAAGGACCGGAACTTCTACTTCATGGAGATGAACACCCGGATCCAGGTGGAGCACACGATCACCGAGGAGGTGATCGACTACGACCTGATCCGCGAACAGATCAAGATCGCGGCGGGCATCCCCATCAGCGGCCTCAATTACGAGCCTACGCGCCACAGCATCCAGTGCCGCATCAACGCGGAGGACCCCTTCAACAACTTCCGCCCTACGCCCGGCAAGATCACCAGCTACCACAGCCCCGGAGGCCATGGCGTGCGGGTGGACACGCACGTGTACGCCGGCTACACCATTCCGCCGAACTACGACAGCATGATCGGCAAGCTGATCGTGAGCGCGCAGACGCGCGAGGAGGCGCTGACCAAGATGGAGCGCGCGCTGAGCGAGTACGTGATCGAGGGGGTGCACACCACCATCCCCTTCCACCTGCAGCTGATGCAGAACGAGAAGTTCCGCGAAGGCGTATTCACCACGAAGTTCCTTGAGGACTTCGAGATCAAGAAGCCGGGCTAG
- a CDS encoding biotin carboxylase: MAKKKTPARRKAAKKATATRTASMATSTRTTRPAKKAAAKKNAPARKRVVRKKPANLLKGISDIRRFFHRNEVPLYFISATNFNLLGADEWIKGFKFITYIDCFDGLHPNLMSPRTEEPHEEFQSIEDINNYLLTHSEVRDFIESRRMSGKTAGKALFLMFDEKTEALAKKAGLEVIFPPAKLRSWLDNKVNTNRVAEKAGVPCVPYVLSPVKNYAHLLQVAAKGKLGSDLVVQTPYGDSGHTTFFIKNEVEYAKYAKEIEAEKECKIMKRINCRGAAMEACVTRHGTIVAPLMTELVGFKELTPYKGGWCGNEIYADTFTPEVRAKARRYARKFGDQLLKEGYKGYFELDFLIDTDNGEIYLGELNPRVTGASSITNHAAFALADAPLHLFHTLEWMNVPYELSVNALNRRWSDPRNIDSWGQMVIKYTAEDVQRVTDAPRSGIWRMRDDGSIYFWRMDTHRRYVEKDNEAFFLRITRPGDWFYEGADMGILVMRGRMMTDDFQLTERAKKWLAAMRGQFKSMAPGATAANGHEHLLEIGGFKMM, translated from the coding sequence ATGGCCAAAAAGAAGACCCCCGCCCGCCGCAAAGCCGCCAAGAAGGCCACCGCCACGCGCACGGCAAGCATGGCGACCAGCACACGGACGACGCGCCCAGCGAAGAAGGCCGCCGCAAAGAAGAATGCACCGGCCAGGAAGCGGGTCGTACGGAAGAAGCCCGCGAACCTGCTCAAGGGCATCAGCGACATCCGCCGCTTCTTCCACCGCAACGAGGTGCCGCTCTACTTCATCAGTGCGACCAACTTCAACCTGCTGGGTGCCGACGAGTGGATCAAGGGCTTCAAGTTCATCACCTACATCGACTGCTTCGATGGGCTGCACCCCAACCTGATGAGCCCGCGCACCGAGGAGCCGCACGAGGAGTTCCAGAGCATCGAGGACATCAACAACTACCTGCTCACCCACAGCGAGGTGCGCGACTTCATCGAGAGCAGGAGAATGAGCGGGAAGACCGCAGGCAAGGCCCTTTTCCTGATGTTCGACGAGAAGACGGAAGCGCTTGCGAAGAAGGCCGGTCTGGAGGTGATCTTCCCACCCGCCAAGCTGCGCAGCTGGCTGGACAACAAGGTGAACACCAACCGCGTGGCGGAGAAGGCCGGCGTGCCCTGCGTGCCATACGTGCTTAGTCCGGTGAAGAACTACGCGCACCTCCTGCAGGTCGCGGCGAAAGGGAAACTGGGCAGCGACCTGGTGGTGCAGACCCCCTACGGCGACAGCGGCCACACCACCTTCTTCATCAAGAACGAGGTGGAGTATGCCAAGTACGCCAAGGAGATCGAGGCGGAGAAGGAGTGCAAGATCATGAAGCGCATCAACTGCCGTGGCGCGGCCATGGAGGCCTGTGTGACGCGGCACGGCACCATCGTGGCCCCGCTGATGACGGAGCTGGTGGGCTTCAAGGAGCTCACGCCGTACAAGGGCGGCTGGTGCGGCAACGAGATCTACGCCGACACCTTCACACCGGAGGTCCGCGCGAAGGCACGCCGCTATGCGCGCAAGTTCGGCGACCAGCTGCTGAAGGAGGGCTACAAGGGCTACTTCGAGCTCGACTTCCTGATCGACACCGACAACGGCGAGATCTACCTCGGCGAACTGAACCCGCGCGTGACCGGCGCGAGCTCCATCACCAACCACGCCGCCTTCGCCCTGGCCGATGCGCCGCTCCACCTCTTCCACACGCTGGAATGGATGAACGTGCCGTACGAGCTGAGCGTGAACGCGCTGAACCGCCGCTGGAGCGACCCGCGCAACATCGACAGCTGGGGCCAGATGGTGATCAAGTACACCGCCGAGGATGTGCAACGCGTGACCGACGCCCCCCGCAGCGGCATCTGGCGCATGCGCGACGACGGCAGCATCTACTTCTGGCGCATGGACACGCACCGCCGCTATGTGGAGAAGGACAACGAGGCCTTCTTCCTGCGCATCACGCGTCCGGGCGACTGGTTCTACGAGGGCGCCGACATGGGCATCCTGGTGATGCGCGGCCGCATGATGACCGACGATTTCCAGCTCACCGAGCGCGCCAAGAAGTGGCTGGCGGCGATGCGCGGGCAGTTCAAGAGCATGGCGCCGGGAGCTACGGCCGCCAATGGTCACGAGCACCTTCTGGAGATCGGGGGGTTCAAGATGATGTAA
- a CDS encoding site-specific DNA-methyltransferase, which yields MARNKSHSIIRNILKSKLPDGMEVSFETEHGYAVNGSSEDLLKSKAMKDLRGQVQLVFTSPPFPLNRKKAYDNKTGDAYKKWLSEYAVLLTDVLRPDGSIVIEIGNSWEPGLPVMSTLALEALLEFKKAANLYLCQQFVWYNPAKLPTPAQWVTVDRTRVKDAFTMLWWLSPTPRPKANNRGVLVPYSPSMRKLLKKQSYNAGTRPSEHVISATSFLSDNGGAIPPNVLQHEADNFLVGSNTGSSDSYHAYCKAKGLKQHPARMPISLPKFFIGLCTEPGDLVFDPFGGSMTTGAAAEEMGRTWFATEVVDSYLEGAMGRFPKLIETEVV from the coding sequence ATGGCCCGCAATAAGAGCCACTCCATAATCCGCAACATCCTCAAGAGTAAACTCCCTGATGGTATGGAGGTCTCGTTCGAAACTGAACATGGCTATGCCGTTAATGGCTCATCGGAGGACCTGCTAAAGTCCAAGGCGATGAAGGATCTTCGAGGCCAGGTGCAGCTCGTCTTCACCTCGCCTCCCTTTCCCCTGAATCGAAAGAAGGCGTACGACAACAAGACCGGTGATGCCTACAAGAAGTGGTTGAGCGAATACGCGGTACTGCTAACTGATGTCTTGCGACCTGACGGCTCCATCGTTATTGAAATCGGCAATTCATGGGAGCCAGGGCTACCGGTCATGTCCACACTTGCTCTTGAAGCACTTCTTGAGTTCAAGAAAGCAGCCAACCTATACCTCTGTCAGCAGTTCGTTTGGTACAACCCAGCCAAACTGCCAACACCAGCTCAATGGGTAACAGTTGACCGAACGAGAGTGAAAGACGCGTTCACAATGCTCTGGTGGCTGAGTCCAACACCACGGCCGAAGGCGAACAATCGCGGGGTCCTTGTGCCCTATAGTCCTTCAATGCGCAAGCTGCTCAAGAAGCAATCCTATAACGCCGGAACACGCCCGTCGGAACACGTCATTTCCGCAACTTCCTTCCTCTCTGACAACGGTGGTGCCATCCCACCGAATGTCCTGCAACATGAGGCTGACAACTTCCTTGTAGGTTCTAACACAGGTAGCTCCGACTCATACCATGCGTACTGCAAGGCCAAGGGACTAAAGCAGCATCCCGCGCGCATGCCAATATCCCTGCCCAAGTTCTTCATTGGTCTTTGCACGGAGCCTGGGGACCTCGTATTCGATCCGTTTGGAGGGAGCATGACCACGGGGGCTGCTGCTGAGGAGATGGGCAGAACATGGTTCGCGACTGAGGTTGTGGATAGCTATCTGGAAGGGGCGATGGGGCGCTTCCCCAAGCTCATTGAAACCGAGGTTGTGTAA
- a CDS encoding beta-ketoacyl-ACP synthase III: protein MKVTAAITAVNGYLPEFRLTNQVLETMVDTNDAWITERTGIKERRILTGKDQGLSTMAIAAVNGLLEKRGIGPEEIDLMIVASVTPDRVFPATANIICDAIGARNAWGFDLGAACSGFLYALTTGAQFVESGKHKKVVVVGGDKMSSIIDYEDRATCIIFGDGCGAVLLEPNEEGLGIRDSILRSDGSGCQYLHQKAGGSWRPTTERTVERKEHYVYQEGKAVFKFAVTNMADVSAEIMEKNGLTADDVAWLVPHQANKRIIDATAHRMGLDDSKVMVNIEKYGNTTSGTIPLCLWEWEPRLKKGDNVILSAFGGGFTWGAVWVKWAYDGSYRQRV, encoded by the coding sequence ATGAAGGTCACCGCCGCCATCACCGCCGTAAACGGCTACCTGCCCGAGTTCCGCCTCACCAACCAGGTGCTGGAGACCATGGTAGACACCAACGATGCGTGGATCACCGAGCGCACGGGCATCAAGGAGCGGCGCATCCTCACCGGAAAGGACCAGGGTTTGAGCACAATGGCCATCGCGGCGGTGAACGGCCTGCTGGAGAAGCGCGGCATCGGTCCTGAGGAGATCGACCTGATGATCGTCGCGAGCGTGACGCCCGACCGTGTATTCCCGGCTACGGCGAACATCATCTGCGATGCCATCGGCGCAAGGAACGCCTGGGGCTTCGACCTTGGCGCCGCGTGCAGCGGATTCCTCTACGCGCTCACCACCGGAGCCCAATTCGTGGAGTCCGGCAAGCACAAGAAGGTAGTGGTGGTGGGCGGCGACAAGATGAGCAGCATCATCGACTACGAGGACCGCGCCACCTGCATCATCTTCGGCGATGGCTGCGGCGCCGTGCTGCTGGAGCCGAACGAGGAAGGCCTCGGCATCCGCGACAGCATCCTGCGCAGCGATGGCAGCGGCTGCCAGTACCTGCACCAGAAGGCCGGCGGCAGCTGGCGCCCCACCACCGAACGCACCGTGGAGCGGAAGGAGCACTACGTGTACCAGGAGGGGAAGGCCGTCTTCAAGTTCGCCGTGACGAACATGGCCGACGTGAGCGCCGAGATCATGGAGAAGAACGGCCTCACCGCCGATGATGTGGCCTGGCTGGTGCCGCACCAGGCCAACAAGCGGATCATCGATGCCACCGCCCACCGCATGGGGCTGGACGACAGCAAGGTGATGGTGAACATCGAGAAGTACGGCAACACCACCAGCGGCACCATCCCGCTCTGCCTGTGGGAATGGGAGCCACGGTTGAAGAAGGGCGACAATGTCATCCTCAGCGCCTTCGGCGGCGGATTCACCTGGGGGGCGGTGTGGGTGAAATGGGCCTATGACGGCTCATACCGGCAAAGGGTGTGA
- the accB gene encoding acetyl-CoA carboxylase biotin carboxyl carrier protein has protein sequence MNLTQIQELIKFVAKSGVSEVEIEQKDFKITIKTPAGKKEAPVQVIAQPLPAAQPVALPAAPAPAAAPAPAPAAPAPAADSKYITIKAPMIGTFYRAAGPGKPVFVNVGDEVKPGKTICIIEAMKLFNEIESEVSGKIVKVLVDDAKPVEYDQPLFLVDPS, from the coding sequence ATGAACCTTACCCAGATCCAGGAACTGATCAAGTTCGTCGCCAAGAGCGGCGTGAGTGAAGTGGAGATCGAGCAGAAGGACTTCAAGATCACCATCAAGACCCCGGCCGGCAAGAAGGAAGCCCCGGTGCAGGTGATCGCGCAACCCCTGCCCGCGGCACAGCCCGTGGCCTTGCCTGCGGCCCCGGCCCCTGCGGCCGCCCCGGCTCCCGCACCCGCCGCTCCCGCTCCCGCGGCCGACAGCAAGTACATCACCATCAAGGCACCGATGATCGGCACCTTCTACCGTGCGGCGGGCCCCGGCAAGCCGGTGTTCGTGAACGTGGGCGATGAGGTGAAGCCCGGCAAGACGATCTGCATCATCGAGGCCATGAAGCTCTTCAACGAGATCGAGAGCGAGGTTAGCGGCAAGATCGTGAAGGTGCTGGTGGACGACGCCAAGCCGGTGGAGTACGACCAGCCGTTGTTCCTGGTCGATCCCTCGTAG
- the plsX gene encoding phosphate acyltransferase PlsX, giving the protein MRIGVDIMGSDHGPVVPIRGAAMAAKELPGDVRLALIGNAEAIIQGLRAEGADPGGFDIVASQDDITFQDHPTKALQAKPRSSISLGFHLLKEGKLDAFASTGNTGAMLVGSVFSVKPIPGVIRPCIPSVVPKENGSYGILVDVGANADCKSDVLAQFGLLGAMLAKHVYHIADPKVGLLNIGEEEKKGDLLRQATFELMRDQKQFRFIGNVEGRDLFNDKADVYVTDGFTGNVVLKAVEAFHDLLEQRGVHEPFFDRFNYENYGGLPVLGVNGNVIIGHGISNDLTIKNMILFTREVVESRLNDRIREALT; this is encoded by the coding sequence ATGAGGATCGGAGTGGACATCATGGGCAGCGACCACGGACCGGTCGTGCCCATCCGCGGCGCAGCCATGGCGGCGAAGGAGCTGCCGGGCGACGTCCGATTGGCGCTCATCGGCAACGCGGAAGCCATCATTCAGGGCCTGCGCGCAGAAGGTGCGGATCCAGGCGGCTTCGACATTGTGGCCAGCCAGGATGACATCACCTTCCAGGACCATCCCACCAAGGCGCTGCAGGCCAAGCCCCGCAGCAGCATCTCCCTCGGCTTCCACCTGCTGAAGGAGGGCAAGCTGGATGCCTTCGCCAGCACCGGGAACACCGGCGCCATGCTGGTGGGCAGCGTATTCAGCGTGAAGCCGATCCCGGGCGTCATCCGCCCCTGCATACCCAGCGTGGTGCCCAAGGAGAACGGGAGCTACGGCATCCTGGTGGATGTGGGCGCGAACGCGGATTGCAAATCGGACGTGCTGGCGCAGTTCGGGCTATTGGGGGCCATGCTCGCGAAGCATGTCTACCACATCGCGGACCCGAAGGTCGGCCTGCTCAACATCGGCGAAGAGGAGAAGAAGGGCGACCTCCTGCGCCAGGCCACCTTTGAGCTGATGCGCGACCAGAAGCAGTTCCGCTTCATCGGCAACGTCGAGGGACGCGACCTCTTCAACGACAAGGCCGATGTGTACGTGACCGACGGCTTCACCGGCAACGTGGTGCTCAAGGCCGTGGAGGCCTTCCATGACCTGCTGGAGCAACGCGGGGTGCATGAGCCCTTCTTCGATCGGTTCAACTACGAGAACTACGGCGGCCTGCCGGTGCTGGGGGTGAACGGGAACGTGATCATCGGCCACGGCATCAGCAACGACCTCACCATCAAGAACATGATCCTCTTCACCCGCGAAGTGGTGGAGAGCCGCCTGAACGACCGCATCCGCGAAGCACTCACGTGA
- the rpmF gene encoding 50S ribosomal protein L32, translating into MPNPKRRFSKTRTASRRSTKKAAAPTLSVDSTTGATHLRHRAHMEGDKLFYKGRVVVDKSATE; encoded by the coding sequence ATGCCAAATCCGAAACGACGCTTCAGCAAGACCCGCACCGCCAGCCGCCGCAGCACCAAGAAGGCCGCTGCCCCCACGCTGAGCGTGGACAGCACGACCGGCGCCACCCACCTGCGCCACCGGGCCCACATGGAGGGCGACAAGCTCTTCTACAAGGGTCGCGTGGTGGTGGACAAGTCGGCCACGGAGTAA
- a CDS encoding C45 family autoproteolytic acyltransferase/hydrolase has translation MYVHLKLVREPWPSDRWQKFFDHAWPLFRIWYESEGLEKRPDQSTCRSMLELRMPELIPVYNSLCRLANNDDVAARFLSMWNPPPYMAGCSQVAWTKGAPTLIRNYDFDPRYFDGRLRYTEYCKPVIGIQDSAWGLLDGMNIDGLAVSLAFGGRKVWGSGFGIPLVIRYVLETCSTTDEACAVLSRIPVHMGYNVTVVDKSGKYATVYMNHDRPAQVIYQAVACNHQHQVEWDEYAAFTHTIERKHHLEHSIAQPKLTRAALIKQFLKPPLYSQQYLRGFGTLYTAAYDVAKGRVQIIWPDKQVEASFSRFEEQEVQVVLLRPVGRYLAK, from the coding sequence ATGTACGTCCACCTGAAACTCGTCCGTGAACCCTGGCCCAGCGACCGCTGGCAGAAGTTCTTCGACCACGCCTGGCCCCTGTTCAGGATCTGGTACGAGAGCGAAGGCTTGGAGAAGCGTCCTGACCAGTCGACCTGCCGGAGCATGCTGGAGTTGCGCATGCCGGAGCTGATCCCGGTGTACAACAGCCTCTGCCGCCTGGCGAACAACGACGATGTTGCCGCGCGCTTCCTGAGCATGTGGAACCCGCCGCCTTACATGGCCGGCTGCTCCCAGGTGGCGTGGACCAAGGGAGCGCCCACGCTCATCCGCAACTACGACTTCGACCCGCGGTACTTCGATGGTCGCCTGCGCTACACCGAGTACTGCAAGCCCGTGATCGGCATACAAGACAGCGCGTGGGGCCTGCTCGACGGCATGAACATCGACGGCCTGGCCGTGTCGCTCGCCTTCGGTGGCCGGAAGGTGTGGGGATCCGGCTTCGGCATTCCGCTGGTGATCCGGTACGTGCTCGAGACCTGCAGCACCACCGATGAGGCGTGCGCGGTGCTTTCACGCATCCCGGTGCACATGGGCTACAACGTCACCGTGGTGGACAAGAGCGGCAAGTACGCCACCGTGTACATGAACCACGACCGTCCGGCCCAGGTGATCTACCAGGCCGTGGCTTGCAACCACCAGCACCAGGTGGAGTGGGATGAGTACGCTGCCTTCACGCACACCATAGAGCGCAAGCACCACCTGGAGCACAGCATCGCACAGCCGAAGCTCACCCGCGCGGCGCTCATCAAGCAGTTCCTCAAGCCCCCCCTCTACAGCCAGCAATACCTGCGCGGCTTCGGCACGCTGTACACTGCGGCCTACGACGTGGCCAAGGGCCGGGTGCAGATCATCTGGCCGGACAAGCAGGTGGAAGCGAGCTTCTCCCGTTTCGAGGAACAGGAGGTGCAGGTAGTGCTGTTGCGGCCTGTGGGGAGGTACCTGGCCAAATGA
- a CDS encoding DUF177 domain-containing protein, with the protein MEPLPEHTIPFTGLKDGTHEFEFELGPSFFESAHEEEFEGGQVKAVVRLDKTPTLLVANMHLEGTVAVRCDHCNAPMNQPISGDQRQIFQLHGEEQPDDDELVVLDARAHSINLTHYFFECLRLSLPARHVHPAGQCDPEVDAVLGKLALEQEPVPDPRWDALQKLKPKRP; encoded by the coding sequence ATGGAGCCGCTTCCAGAGCATACCATCCCCTTCACCGGCCTGAAGGACGGCACGCACGAATTCGAGTTCGAGCTGGGACCTTCGTTCTTCGAATCGGCCCATGAGGAGGAGTTCGAAGGCGGGCAGGTGAAGGCCGTGGTGCGGCTGGACAAGACGCCCACCCTGCTGGTGGCGAACATGCACTTGGAAGGCACCGTGGCGGTTCGCTGCGACCATTGCAACGCGCCGATGAACCAGCCGATATCCGGCGACCAGCGGCAGATCTTCCAGCTCCACGGCGAAGAGCAGCCCGACGATGACGAATTGGTGGTGCTGGATGCGCGCGCGCACAGCATCAACCTGACGCACTATTTCTTCGAGTGCCTGCGCCTGTCGCTGCCGGCCCGGCACGTTCACCCTGCCGGGCAATGCGACCCTGAGGTGGATGCCGTGCTGGGCAAGCTGGCGCTGGAACAAGAACCCGTACCCGATCCCCGCTGGGACGCCCTCCAAAAACTGAAACCGAAGCGGCCCTGA